In Bacteriovorax stolpii, a single genomic region encodes these proteins:
- a CDS encoding DUF1385 domain-containing protein has product MKKTLLKKLILLVSKQYASIGGQAVIEGVMMRSPNAFVVAVRKPDGSIRLRRDQWYGLSNKLAFLKKPFLRGVLVLVETMANGIVSLNYSANIAMDEENKKEALKKGQTEEEYEKTKKSKEKVSLETFLSIAVSFLFGIGLFVFVPHAATALIEKYSGASWDLQSWQFHAVDGTIKAFIFLTYIWLISFIPDIKKVFQYHGAEHKSISTFEAGEELTIANARKFPTFHPRCGTTFIFFLMFVSIILFAIIFAIIPVGTNSPVILKHLYAILFKVALTFPIAGISYELIKFLGKNPDSSFGRFLSYPGKMLQKLTTKEPDDQQLEIALASIKAVLFLEEKYNLKDASSKTITVDEIDLRTLSDIENSNFKLKDFLEG; this is encoded by the coding sequence ATGAAAAAGACGCTGCTTAAAAAATTAATTCTTCTCGTCTCAAAGCAATACGCTTCAATCGGCGGCCAGGCCGTAATTGAAGGCGTAATGATGAGATCGCCAAACGCTTTTGTTGTCGCTGTTAGAAAACCAGATGGGTCTATCCGCCTGAGACGCGATCAATGGTACGGACTTTCAAACAAGCTCGCTTTTTTGAAGAAGCCGTTCCTGAGAGGTGTTTTAGTTCTGGTAGAAACAATGGCCAATGGAATTGTTTCTCTGAATTACTCGGCCAACATTGCCATGGACGAGGAGAATAAAAAAGAAGCGTTAAAAAAAGGTCAGACGGAAGAAGAGTACGAAAAAACAAAAAAATCAAAGGAGAAGGTAAGTCTTGAGACTTTCCTTTCAATTGCGGTTTCTTTCTTATTTGGTATCGGGCTTTTCGTTTTTGTTCCGCACGCAGCGACTGCGCTGATTGAAAAATACTCGGGAGCGAGCTGGGATCTTCAAAGCTGGCAATTCCACGCAGTAGACGGAACAATTAAAGCTTTCATCTTCCTGACTTACATTTGGTTAATCAGCTTCATTCCAGACATCAAAAAAGTGTTCCAGTACCACGGAGCTGAACATAAATCGATTTCAACTTTTGAAGCAGGTGAAGAACTGACGATCGCTAACGCTAGAAAATTCCCGACATTCCACCCACGTTGTGGAACGACGTTTATTTTCTTTTTAATGTTTGTATCGATCATTCTTTTTGCCATTATCTTCGCAATCATTCCGGTAGGAACAAATTCTCCGGTTATTTTAAAGCACCTTTATGCCATTTTATTTAAAGTTGCTTTAACATTCCCGATTGCCGGTATTTCTTATGAACTAATTAAATTTCTGGGCAAAAATCCGGATTCATCTTTTGGAAGATTCCTAAGCTATCCTGGGAAAATGCTTCAGAAGCTTACGACTAAAGAGCCAGATGACCAGCAATTGGAAATCGCTCTTGCTTCAATCAAAGCGGTGCTTTTCTTGGAAGAGAAGTACAACTTAAAAGATGCCAGCTCAAAAACAATCACCGTGGACGAAATTGACCTTCGCACACTAAGTGATATTGAAAACAGTAACTTTAAACTAAAAGACTTTTTAGAAGGCTAA
- the prfA gene encoding peptide chain release factor 1 encodes MFDKLEAVVNRYEQLTEKLADPSIYDRQKEFKEISSERSNIEEVVNVYREYKKMKEDLEGSKEILRNEKDEDMREMAKMELSELEAQIPPMEEKLKVLLLPKDPLDDRNVIMEMRAGAGGDEASIFVADMFRLYQNYFRHLGFKIEVDSMSEGDQGLKEIIFTVTGDKVYSKLKWEAGVHRVQRVPKTETMGRVHTSTITIAVMPEVDEVEFELNPNELRIDVYRSGGSGGQSVNTTDSAVRITHLPTGMSVANQDQKSQLKNKEKAMKILRSRIYEQMVKAQKDEIDSERRGQIGEGDRSEKIRTYNYPQNRISDHRIGLTVHNLEGVMNGDLGDITDALIAHHQAELMKGQEE; translated from the coding sequence ATGTTTGATAAACTAGAAGCAGTTGTTAATCGTTATGAGCAACTCACAGAAAAACTTGCAGACCCGTCGATCTACGACCGCCAGAAGGAATTCAAAGAGATTTCATCTGAGCGCTCAAATATCGAAGAAGTTGTAAATGTTTATAGAGAATACAAAAAAATGAAAGAAGACCTGGAAGGGTCTAAAGAAATTCTTCGTAATGAAAAAGACGAAGATATGCGTGAAATGGCGAAAATGGAGCTTTCTGAGCTGGAAGCGCAAATCCCACCAATGGAAGAGAAACTAAAAGTTCTTCTTCTGCCAAAAGATCCATTAGATGACCGCAACGTTATCATGGAAATGAGAGCAGGTGCCGGTGGAGATGAAGCATCGATTTTCGTAGCTGATATGTTCCGTCTTTACCAAAACTATTTCCGCCACCTCGGTTTTAAAATTGAAGTGGATTCAATGTCTGAAGGTGATCAAGGTCTAAAAGAAATTATCTTCACTGTTACAGGTGATAAAGTTTACTCAAAACTTAAATGGGAAGCGGGAGTTCACCGCGTTCAACGTGTACCAAAGACAGAAACAATGGGACGCGTACACACTTCAACCATCACTATCGCGGTTATGCCAGAAGTTGATGAAGTTGAATTCGAACTTAACCCGAACGAACTTCGTATCGACGTTTACCGTTCAGGTGGTTCAGGTGGTCAGTCGGTTAACACGACGGACTCTGCGGTTCGTATTACCCACTTACCAACAGGTATGTCGGTAGCTAACCAGGACCAGAAGTCTCAGCTTAAAAACAAAGAAAAAGCGATGAAGATCCTTCGCTCGAGAATTTACGAGCAAATGGTTAAAGCACAAAAAGATGAAATCGATTCTGAGCGCCGCGGACAAATCGGTGAAGGGGATCGTTCTGAAAAAATCAGAACGTACAACTACCCTCAAAACAGAATTTCTGACCATAGAATTGGACTGACTGTTCACAACCTTGAAGGGGTTATGAACGGTGACCTTGGTGACATTACAGATGCATTGATTGCTCATCACCAGGCCGAGCTAATGAAAGGACAAGAGGAATAA
- a CDS encoding N5-glutamine methyltransferase family protein, whose translation MSIVSLDNYLKGFFESEKKNLMQNYPGLTLHRLRQDINLHAFLHGIDSEEIFDFPYLPHRTHPLTIFFEKLKEGVPLEYITGYAYFYRSIFKVTSDTLIPRSETEILVELASQEIKKNYRKRPCRVADIGTGTGAIALSLMTEESAALSIVASDISPKALKIAKENYFNQRYGLSNIHQIDFVLSDRFANITGEFDLILSNPPYIKREADLKEVHPQVASFEPHLALFLDDDSYDQWFKEFFESIYQKLSTTGVSLIEGHEHHLEHLAAMAKSTGFSEAVVIQDYTQRNRFLKLKK comes from the coding sequence GTGAGCATTGTCAGTTTAGATAATTACCTGAAAGGATTTTTTGAGTCGGAAAAAAAGAATCTGATGCAAAACTATCCGGGGCTTACGTTGCACCGACTTCGCCAGGACATCAATCTGCATGCTTTCTTGCACGGGATTGATTCAGAGGAGATTTTTGATTTCCCTTATCTTCCTCACCGCACACATCCACTGACTATTTTTTTCGAAAAGCTCAAAGAAGGTGTTCCTCTGGAATATATCACGGGCTACGCTTATTTTTACCGCTCCATTTTTAAAGTCACCAGCGACACACTTATCCCGCGCAGTGAAACTGAAATCCTGGTGGAGCTTGCTTCGCAGGAAATTAAGAAAAACTACCGCAAAAGGCCATGCCGTGTGGCCGATATTGGAACGGGAACAGGGGCGATTGCCCTCTCGCTTATGACTGAAGAGAGCGCTGCTCTTTCAATTGTTGCCAGCGATATTTCTCCAAAAGCGCTTAAAATCGCCAAGGAAAACTACTTTAACCAACGTTACGGGCTCTCGAACATTCACCAGATCGACTTCGTTCTTAGTGACCGCTTTGCCAATATTACTGGCGAATTCGACCTGATCCTTTCAAATCCTCCTTACATTAAAAGAGAGGCAGACCTAAAAGAGGTACATCCGCAAGTGGCTTCATTTGAACCACACCTGGCCCTCTTCCTGGATGATGATTCGTATGACCAATGGTTTAAGGAATTTTTTGAAAGTATTTATCAAAAGTTATCGACCACAGGTGTATCATTGATCGAAGGACACGAACACCATCTTGAACATTTGGCAGCTATGGCAAAATCCACTGGGTTTAGCGAAGCCGTCGTGATTCAGGACTACACACAAAGAAACAGATTTTTAAAGTTAAAAAAATAA
- the murA gene encoding UDP-N-acetylglucosamine 1-carboxyvinyltransferase, whose translation MDKLIISGPAKLSGTVRIARAKNAYLPILAAVLLSDKPIHLKNIPELQDIKTMIKLLSNLGVTIKKEGDITTFDASTLNSHEATYDIVKTMRASIFVLGPLLARRKAARVSLPGGCAIGTRPIDLHLTNLEKLGCEINVHSGYVDAKVDKMKATHITLAFPSVGATENLMMAAVFSDGVTTIENSALEPEIDDLAHFLNAMGANVKGIGTRTIVVTGVKELKEVTYEAIGDRIEAATYLMAALATGSDIEILGVNPRHLDFVTEVLQQMGAKIVTGENSIKVFKSELKGCLIDTAPFPGFPTDAQAQMIALCTQVKGASVITEHIFENRFMHVPELVRLGADITLKGKSAFIQGGEKLTAAPVMCTDLRASAALIIAALATEGDTEIQRVYHLDRGYERLVDKFSALGAKIKRVPGNPT comes from the coding sequence ATGGACAAATTAATTATCTCTGGACCTGCAAAACTTTCTGGAACAGTTAGAATCGCAAGAGCGAAAAACGCTTACCTGCCAATCCTGGCCGCGGTCCTGCTTTCAGATAAACCCATTCACTTAAAAAATATTCCTGAACTTCAGGATATTAAAACGATGATTAAGCTTCTTTCGAATCTTGGTGTCACAATCAAGAAGGAAGGGGATATCACGACTTTTGATGCTTCAACTCTGAACTCTCACGAAGCCACTTACGACATCGTTAAAACGATGAGAGCTTCTATCTTCGTTCTTGGGCCTCTTCTTGCAAGAAGAAAAGCTGCAAGAGTTTCTCTTCCTGGTGGGTGTGCGATTGGGACAAGACCCATTGACCTTCACTTAACGAATCTGGAAAAACTTGGTTGCGAAATCAACGTTCACTCTGGATACGTTGATGCCAAAGTAGACAAGATGAAGGCCACTCACATCACACTTGCCTTCCCATCAGTGGGAGCGACAGAAAACTTGATGATGGCCGCTGTTTTCAGTGATGGTGTAACGACAATTGAAAACTCTGCTCTTGAGCCAGAGATTGATGACCTGGCACACTTCTTAAATGCAATGGGTGCAAACGTTAAAGGAATTGGAACAAGAACGATTGTTGTCACTGGTGTAAAAGAACTTAAAGAAGTGACATATGAAGCGATCGGAGATCGTATTGAAGCAGCGACTTACTTAATGGCCGCTCTGGCAACTGGATCAGATATCGAAATCCTGGGTGTCAATCCTCGCCACTTAGATTTCGTGACAGAAGTTCTTCAGCAAATGGGAGCAAAGATCGTCACTGGTGAGAACTCAATTAAAGTTTTCAAGAGTGAGCTTAAAGGCTGCTTAATTGATACGGCACCATTCCCGGGATTCCCGACAGATGCTCAGGCCCAGATGATTGCTCTTTGTACGCAAGTTAAAGGTGCTTCAGTTATTACTGAACATATTTTTGAAAACCGCTTTATGCACGTTCCAGAGCTTGTTCGTTTAGGAGCTGATATCACTCTTAAAGGAAAGTCTGCCTTTATTCAAGGTGGAGAGAAGCTGACGGCCGCTCCAGTTATGTGTACTGACCTTCGTGCAAGTGCTGCTTTAATTATCGCAGCTCTGGCAACTGAAGGGGATACAGAAATCCAGCGCGTTTACCACCTGGATAGAGGGTATGAGCGTCTGGTAGATAAATTCTCAGCTTTAGGAGCGAAGATTAAACGCGTTCCAGGGAACCCGACATAA